The DNA sequence ACGGGGGTAGCGTGGGGCCCGTGACTAAGTTATCTCAAGAGAGACCTCGTGCGGTGGTTGTGGGATCGGGGCCCAATGGACTCACAGCGGCGTGTCTACTTGCCCGGGAAGGCTGGCAGGTGGATGTCTATGAACAAGGCCCGACACCGGGGGGTGCGGCGCGCTCGGCGCCGGTACTGGGGGAGGGAACCACCGTGGACCTGGGGTCCGCGGCGCACCCTTTCGGTATCTCATCCCCGGTGTTCCGGGAGCTTGATCTGGAGGCGCACGGGCTGGAATGGGCCCATTCCCGTTATGCCATGGCGCACCCACTCGATGGAGGGCGCGCAGCCTTCCTCAGTCGTGGCGTGGAGAGAACCGCCACACAGCTGGGGGAGGATTACTCCAGGTGGCGGAAACTCCATCATCCTTTCACCCGGGATATTGATCAGCACCTGGATAACGTCCTGGGTCCGGTGATCCGGGTGCCGAAACATCCGGTGAAGATGGCGGCGTTTGGCACAGTGGCCTTGCTTCCCGCCCGCGCCCTGGCGCGCGCGACCTTCGAGACAGAAGAGGCCCGGGTTCTCTTCGCCGGTTCCGCGGTACACGCGATCACCCCACCTGATCGGCCCATGACCTCATCCTTCGGCCTTCTCTTCAGCGCATTGGGCATGGCGAGGGGCTGGCCGGTGGCGGTTGGGGGTTCACAGAGTGTGGTCGATGCACTGGTGTCCGTCCTGCATGAACACGGTGGGACGATCCACACCGACCACCCTGTGGAGGATCTGGCGGAGTTCGAGGACGCCGAGGCGGTTATCCTCAACCTCACCCCGAACCAGGTTGCCCGCCTGAAGAACGTGGAGCTTTCCCGCAGGGCGAAAAGAATAATGAAGAACTGGAAATACGGTCCCGGCTCCTACAAGCTGGATATTCTCCTGGACGGACCCATCCCCTGGACCAATCCGGAAGTGGGGGAGGCGACCACCGTGCATGTCTGTGGCGGTCTGGATGAGATCCAGATGGCGGAGGCCGATGCGGCTGCCGGGCGGGTACCGGATAAACCCTTTGTGCTGGTGTGTCAGCAGCAGGTGGCGGATCCCACCCGGGCGCAGAATGGTGAGACCGTGGTCTGGGCCTATGCCCACGTTCCGCAGGGATATGTGGACAAGCGTGCCGCCACCCTCATTCTCAAGCAGATTGAACGCTTCGCCCCGGGGTTCCGGGATCGGATCCTCAGCGTGGTGGAGAACAATGCTCAGGATCTTGAAAATTGGAACCCGAACCTGGTGGGGGGTGATGTCGGTGGCGGAGCAACCGCCGGGGTGCAGATGATCCGCCGTATGCCGTACAAACTGGGGCCGCGTCTCTACATGGCCTCCTCGTCCACCAGTCCCGGCGGCGGAGTGCACGGCATGCCCGGAGCCTGGGTGGCCCGTGCCGTGCTGCGCGATCAGGAGTAGGCACTCCCATGACACCCGTGGTGGAGGCGAGGGGACAGGCGGTCATCAGTCAGCAGGCAGATCGCTGGCGGTTGAGCGTGCAGGTGCACGTCCGCAGTGCGCCACGTCGCACCCAGGCGGTAGCCACCATTCAGCGCACGCTTGAGGCACTGGCCGGGGTGGAGTTGACCGCGGAGCGGGTAGAAGACGGCGCGGCCTTCGATCCGGAGGGCGTCATCGCCGGGTGGTCCGGTGTGATCACCGGATCGGTGGATGGGACCGGGCAACTGCGGGAACTGGTCTCCAGATTGGCGGGTGTGGCCGATGTGGAGATGCACGGTCCCCGCTGGGAGTTGAGCACCACAGCTGAGCAGGAAGGCCGGGCGAAAGCTCTGGCATCCGCCAGTGGGGTGGCGCGTGCTGATGCGGACGTCATCGCCCGCGCACTCGGGGGCAGCTGCGGGAAACTGATCCGCGCCACCAGCGACCAGAGCGTCAACAACTTCGGAACAGAACGCGCGGTCATGGCCATGGGGGTGTCCCGCACCATGGGTGAGGCGCTTCCGCCGCGGGTGATGGAACTCAGACTGGTGCCGGATCTCATTGATGTCCGTGCGCAGGTGGCTGTGAGCTTTCTTTTTGTTCCCGATCCCTGATCTGTTCCACTGTGGTAGGAGGGCGGATTTGCTTTACTGCCTGACGGATGACTAGTGTGAGAGACCGAAGTTTGAACAACCGGGATTTTCCCGGTTGAACTCAAGGTTCACCGAAGACCGTTGGTCATCCGCTTGGCGGATCGAAGGCTTCCATTCTCTGGAACGGCCCACGCAGGAGACACTTTGACGCCTTAGGTTCCCTTATGTGGAATATGATGCGCCCTGTGCTCTTGCACGGGGCTTTTTTCATGGGCTAATCCTCAGGATTTACTCATGGTCAAGGTCCCGCGGATCAGTAGATACATATAAGAGGAAAGGAGGCGAAGTAATGGCAAACCCAAAGAACGAAGCATCTCTGGCAGAGCTCAAGGCACAGTTCGCTGAGACCGATTCAGTCGTTCTCACCGAATACCGTGGCCTGACCGTAGCTCAGACCACTGAACTGCGACGCGCACTTGGCAATGATGTCCAGTACTCCGTCGCCAAGAACACCCTTGTTAAGATCGCCGCTAATGAAGCTGGCGTCGAGGGCCTTGATGATCTCCTGACCGGTCCGACCGCTGTTGCCTTCATCAAGGGCGAAGCAGTCGATGCCGCAAAGGTGCTGAAGAAATTCGGCGACGACAACAAGGCATTCGTAGTCAAGGGTGGCTACATGGATGGCAATGCTCTGACCGCAGATCAGGTCAAGGCAATTGCTGAGCTGGACAACCGCGAGACCACTCTCGCGAAGCTTGCCGGCGCCATGAAGGGCAACTTGGCAAAGGCCGCAGGCCTGTTCAATGCCCCTGCTTCCCAGGTTGCGCGCCTCGCGGTTGCGCTCCAGGAGAAGAAGGACGCTTAAGTCGCCGCTCCAGGCGCAACAGTTTTACCCCAAACTTTTTCGGGCGTGAATTCGCCCCAACAGAAAGGACGCCATCATGGCTAAGCTCACCAAGGACGAGCTCATTGAGGCTTTCAAGGAAATGACCCTCATCGAGCTCTCTGAGTTCGTCAAGGAATTCGAAGAGGTCTTCGAGGTCACCGCTGCTGCTCCAGTCGCAGTTGCTGCTGCAGGCGGCGCCGGCGAGGCTGCTGCTGCTGAAGAGCAGTCCGAGTTCGACGTTGTTCTCGAGGATGCAGGCGCCAAGAAGATCGGCGTGATCAAGGCTGTCCGCGAGCTCGTCTCCGGTCTGGGTCTGAAGGAAGCTAAGGAGCTCGTCGAGGGCGCACCTAAGGCTATCCTCGAAGGCGCAAACAAGGAAGACGCTGAGGCTGCCAAGGCTAAGCTCGAAGAGGCTGGCGCAAAGGTCACCCTCAAGTAAGAACTTTCTTACTTGCATCTTCACAGATGCTTCTGAAACCCCCGTTGTCACGACCCTCAAGGGTTGTGGGAACGGGGGTTTTCCCATTCGGCAGGCTATAGCCGTGTGGGTGCGGGCAAGCGGGGCGTCGATAAGCATATGGCGTTATTGAAGGGCGGGGGAGGGGCTCAGGTAACATCGTCCGCATGCTGCCTAAAACCAGGATCTTCTCCGCGCTGCTGCTCGGGATTGGTGTGGCACTGATTGTCTGGGGCCTCGTGGCACCGAGATTTGTGCACGCTGATGGTCGACTACCTCTGGACCTCGACGCCACCACCTATACCCTCATCGATGACAACGGGCAGACCCGGTTGAACTCAGATCCGGAGGCCGGTTTGGTGGAGACCCCCATCACCCGACAGCTCCATTTCCAGGTGATGGATCCGGCGGACGCCGAGGAAGCCACCCTGCGCGTCGGTGATATCCACCTGCATGGCACCGAGGGGGTGGACGGCAACGAGCAGGAGAGGCTGCTGTCAGCGTCGGTCTACAGCTTCCGGGTGGACCGCTTCAGCGGTGAGATCCTGTC is a window from the Corynebacterium faecale genome containing:
- the rplL gene encoding 50S ribosomal protein L7/L12 — its product is MAKLTKDELIEAFKEMTLIELSEFVKEFEEVFEVTAAAPVAVAAAGGAGEAAAAEEQSEFDVVLEDAGAKKIGVIKAVRELVSGLGLKEAKELVEGAPKAILEGANKEDAEAAKAKLEEAGAKVTLK
- a CDS encoding phytoene desaturase family protein; protein product: MTKLSQERPRAVVVGSGPNGLTAACLLAREGWQVDVYEQGPTPGGAARSAPVLGEGTTVDLGSAAHPFGISSPVFRELDLEAHGLEWAHSRYAMAHPLDGGRAAFLSRGVERTATQLGEDYSRWRKLHHPFTRDIDQHLDNVLGPVIRVPKHPVKMAAFGTVALLPARALARATFETEEARVLFAGSAVHAITPPDRPMTSSFGLLFSALGMARGWPVAVGGSQSVVDALVSVLHEHGGTIHTDHPVEDLAEFEDAEAVILNLTPNQVARLKNVELSRRAKRIMKNWKYGPGSYKLDILLDGPIPWTNPEVGEATTVHVCGGLDEIQMAEADAAAGRVPDKPFVLVCQQQVADPTRAQNGETVVWAYAHVPQGYVDKRAATLILKQIERFAPGFRDRILSVVENNAQDLENWNPNLVGGDVGGGATAGVQMIRRMPYKLGPRLYMASSSTSPGGGVHGMPGAWVARAVLRDQE
- a CDS encoding SIMPL domain-containing protein (The SIMPL domain is named for its presence in mouse protein SIMPL (signalling molecule that associates with mouse pelle-like kinase). Bacterial member BP26, from Brucella, was shown to assemble into a channel-like structure, while YggE from E. coli has been associated with resistance to oxidative stress.), with protein sequence MTPVVEARGQAVISQQADRWRLSVQVHVRSAPRRTQAVATIQRTLEALAGVELTAERVEDGAAFDPEGVIAGWSGVITGSVDGTGQLRELVSRLAGVADVEMHGPRWELSTTAEQEGRAKALASASGVARADADVIARALGGSCGKLIRATSDQSVNNFGTERAVMAMGVSRTMGEALPPRVMELRLVPDLIDVRAQVAVSFLFVPDP
- the rplJ gene encoding 50S ribosomal protein L10 — its product is MANPKNEASLAELKAQFAETDSVVLTEYRGLTVAQTTELRRALGNDVQYSVAKNTLVKIAANEAGVEGLDDLLTGPTAVAFIKGEAVDAAKVLKKFGDDNKAFVVKGGYMDGNALTADQVKAIAELDNRETTLAKLAGAMKGNLAKAAGLFNAPASQVARLAVALQEKKDA